In one window of Paracoccus saliphilus DNA:
- a CDS encoding ABC transporter permease, with protein MSASERHGRPILRMIGTRLGIGFFTLFVISVLIFLAVSLLPGDIAQQILGQTATEETVAAFRRELGLDQSLPLRYLDWIGGVLQGDFGQSLANERPVSDLLSSRLGNTMFLAAYAAVIAVPLSVGLGLLAALWRGSWFDRIANVLTLSAISFPEFFIAYILMFLLSVHMGWFPSIADPGSSSGIIGMLGGAFLPAITLVLVVTAHMMRMTRAAVVNVLGAPYVTMARLKGVSRWRAVTRHALPNALAPIVNVVALNIAWLITGVVIVEVVFVYPGLGQLMVDSVTNRDIPVVQACALIFATVYILLNLLADVVAIATNPRLLHPR; from the coding sequence ATGAGTGCCTCCGAACGTCACGGGCGACCCATCCTGCGGATGATCGGGACACGGTTGGGGATTGGATTTTTCACCCTGTTCGTGATCTCCGTGTTGATCTTCCTGGCGGTCAGCCTTTTGCCGGGCGACATCGCCCAGCAAATCCTCGGCCAGACTGCGACCGAGGAAACCGTCGCCGCGTTCCGCAGGGAACTGGGCCTGGATCAATCCCTGCCGCTCAGATATCTCGACTGGATCGGGGGCGTGCTGCAAGGCGATTTCGGTCAGTCGCTGGCCAATGAGCGGCCGGTCTCGGATCTGCTGTCGTCCAGGCTGGGCAATACCATGTTCCTGGCGGCTTATGCGGCGGTGATCGCCGTGCCGTTATCCGTCGGCCTGGGCCTGCTGGCGGCACTATGGCGCGGCAGCTGGTTCGACCGTATCGCCAATGTCCTGACACTGTCGGCGATCTCGTTCCCGGAATTCTTCATCGCCTATATCCTGATGTTCCTGCTGTCGGTCCATATGGGCTGGTTTCCTTCCATCGCCGATCCGGGCTCGAGCTCGGGTATCATCGGCATGCTGGGCGGCGCCTTCCTGCCCGCTATCACGCTGGTCCTGGTCGTGACCGCCCATATGATGCGGATGACACGGGCTGCCGTGGTGAATGTGCTGGGCGCGCCCTATGTCACCATGGCCAGACTGAAAGGCGTCTCGCGCTGGCGGGCGGTGACCCGGCATGCGCTTCCCAACGCGCTGGCCCCTATCGTGAACGTGGTCGCGCTGAACATCGCGTGGCTGATCACCGGCGTGGTCATCGTCGAGGTCGTGTTCGTCTATCCGGGCCTCGGCCAGCTGATGGTCGATAGCGTGACCAACCGCGACATCCCGGTGGTTCAAGCCTGCGCGCTGATCTTTGCCACTGTCTATATCCTGCTGAACCTGCTGGCCGATGTCGTGGCAATCGCGACGAACCCGCGCCTGCTGCATCCGAGGTGA
- a CDS encoding 3-keto-5-aminohexanoate cleavage protein, with protein MNRDVFITCAVTGSGQSQTKSDLIPITPAQIADACIEAAKAGAAIAHIHVRDPETGAPSRDPALYREVVERVREADTDVVLNLTAGMGGDIVLGSAEAPLPLSADSDLIGATERLVHVEELLPEICTLDCGTMNFAEADYVMTNTPGTLRAMAAWIRDAGVRPEVEVFDTGHLWLAKTLVDEGLIEDPVMIQLCMGIPFGAPADPNSLMAMVNNIPKDWTYSMFSIGRMQLPYVAQAALAGGNVRVGLEDNIWLDKGVPARNGDLVERAATILNAMGCRILGPDEVREKLKLTKR; from the coding sequence ATGAATCGTGATGTTTTCATCACCTGCGCGGTGACAGGTTCTGGCCAGAGCCAAACGAAATCCGACCTGATCCCGATCACCCCCGCCCAGATCGCGGATGCCTGTATCGAGGCCGCAAAGGCCGGGGCAGCCATCGCCCATATCCATGTGCGTGACCCCGAGACCGGCGCGCCATCGCGCGATCCGGCCCTTTATCGCGAGGTTGTCGAGCGGGTGCGCGAAGCCGATACGGATGTTGTGCTGAACCTGACCGCCGGAATGGGGGGCGACATCGTGCTGGGCTCGGCCGAAGCACCTCTGCCCCTGTCGGCGGACTCGGACCTGATCGGGGCCACCGAACGGCTGGTCCATGTCGAAGAGCTTCTGCCCGAGATCTGCACGCTCGACTGCGGCACGATGAACTTTGCCGAGGCCGATTACGTCATGACCAACACACCCGGCACGCTGCGGGCCATGGCGGCGTGGATTCGCGATGCCGGTGTCCGGCCCGAGGTCGAGGTATTCGACACCGGTCACCTTTGGCTGGCAAAGACGCTGGTCGATGAAGGGCTGATCGAGGATCCGGTGATGATCCAACTTTGCATGGGCATTCCTTTCGGCGCACCTGCCGATCCGAATAGCCTGATGGCAATGGTCAACAATATCCCCAAAGACTGGACCTATTCGATGTTCTCCATTGGGCGGATGCAATTGCCCTATGTCGCGCAGGCGGCGCTTGCGGGCGGGAATGTCCGCGTGGGGCTCGAGGACAATATCTGGCTCGACAAGGGCGTTCCGGCACGCAACGGCGACCTGGTCGAGCGGGCGGCAACGATCCTGAACGCGATGGGCTGCCGGATTCTGGGACCGGATGAGGTTCGCGAGAAGCTGAAACTGACCAAACGCTGA
- a CDS encoding substrate-binding domain-containing protein, whose amino-acid sequence MAESDGNSAKRPTIYDLAEIAGTSPSAVSSILNGTWKKRRISEKLAKRVSRIAAEQGYAVNLQASLLRRERSRIIGMIVPKYDNRYFGAIAEQFEIMARARGLFPVITCTQRDPELEFEAARELISYQAECLIVTGATDADRIGEFCAAAGVRAINLDLPGRNAPSIVSDNFTGARDLASLILSRMKRDFGEITPLWFIGGRSQDHNTAERLRGFKAAHRQIGLPVPSDQIIMPGYSPHKAIAAMTTKTLADRSGLFVNSTITLEGVIHWLNEQRPGPDDIRLGCFDWDPFAALLPQNVGMTEQNVSAMLETTFELVETPPAENVRIEVPCILREIGGPATAR is encoded by the coding sequence ATGGCCGAGAGTGACGGAAATTCCGCAAAGCGACCAACGATATACGACCTGGCAGAGATTGCGGGCACCAGCCCAAGCGCAGTGAGTTCGATCCTCAACGGGACGTGGAAAAAGCGGCGAATCAGCGAGAAGCTGGCCAAGCGCGTGTCGCGGATCGCGGCCGAGCAAGGCTATGCGGTCAACCTGCAGGCCAGCCTGTTGCGGCGCGAGAGATCCCGCATCATTGGCATGATCGTTCCGAAATACGACAACCGTTATTTCGGCGCCATTGCCGAACAGTTCGAAATCATGGCCCGCGCCCGGGGACTGTTTCCGGTCATAACCTGCACCCAACGCGATCCCGAACTGGAATTCGAAGCCGCTCGCGAGCTGATCTCCTACCAGGCTGAATGCCTCATTGTCACCGGCGCCACCGATGCCGACCGGATCGGCGAATTCTGCGCGGCAGCCGGCGTGCGTGCCATCAACCTGGACCTTCCGGGCCGTAACGCGCCGTCGATCGTTTCGGACAATTTCACGGGGGCACGTGACCTGGCGTCGTTGATCCTGTCCCGAATGAAGCGCGATTTCGGCGAAATCACCCCCCTCTGGTTCATCGGCGGGCGCAGCCAGGATCACAACACGGCCGAAAGATTGCGTGGTTTCAAGGCGGCGCATCGGCAGATCGGGTTGCCCGTCCCATCGGATCAGATCATCATGCCCGGATATTCGCCGCACAAAGCCATCGCCGCGATGACGACGAAAACGCTTGCCGACCGCTCCGGCCTGTTCGTGAATTCAACGATAACGCTGGAAGGTGTCATCCATTGGCTGAACGAACAGCGACCTGGTCCCGATGACATACGCTTGGGCTGTTTCGATTGGGATCCCTTCGCCGCCCTTCTTCCCCAGAATGTGGGCATGACGGAGCAGAACGTTTCGGCGATGCTGGAAACCACGTTCGAACTGGTCGAAACGCCGCCCGCAGAAAATGTCAGGATCGAGGTTCCTTGCATCCTACGCGAGATCGGCGGTCCCGCGACTGCCCGGTGA
- a CDS encoding GlxA family transcriptional regulator, with protein MTYSLHMPPKSPFHLTFLLFDGFSNMVLASAIEPLRAARDLSGQRLFSWQLSSLTGDAVTSSSRIAVAVDQPLARVGATDALILVSGYGMRDHLNREADALVLRKARGLPIVGGLDTGAWLLARMGLLAGRRASIHWMEREALSEAFPEILVGADPYVTDRGIMTCGGAQSVLSWSLDLIGEHAGDALRFDVANMFGREEERASGTDDTPFVGRMTDRALPQPMQRAILAMRETAEQPLPLARIAERAALSARSMDRLFRDSLDMSAGGYYRQIRLSHARALALETDLTLGEIASRTGFSSPSTLARAYRHHFGETVRKTRTGGSPGSRGTADLA; from the coding sequence TTGACGTATTCTTTGCATATGCCGCCAAAATCACCATTCCATCTGACATTTCTTCTGTTCGACGGGTTTTCGAACATGGTGCTGGCCAGTGCTATCGAGCCGCTGCGCGCCGCCCGCGACCTTTCGGGACAACGGTTGTTTTCATGGCAGTTGAGTTCGTTGACCGGGGATGCCGTCACCAGTTCGTCCCGGATCGCCGTTGCCGTGGATCAGCCCTTGGCACGGGTGGGGGCGACGGATGCGCTGATACTGGTGTCGGGCTATGGCATGCGCGATCATCTGAACCGCGAGGCGGATGCACTGGTCCTGCGCAAGGCGCGGGGACTGCCGATTGTCGGCGGGCTGGATACCGGGGCGTGGCTGCTGGCGCGCATGGGGCTTTTGGCCGGGCGGCGCGCCTCGATCCACTGGATGGAGCGCGAGGCGCTGTCCGAAGCTTTCCCCGAGATTTTGGTCGGGGCCGACCCCTATGTCACGGATCGGGGAATCATGACCTGCGGCGGTGCGCAGAGCGTCCTGAGCTGGTCGCTCGATCTCATCGGAGAACATGCGGGCGATGCGTTGCGCTTCGATGTCGCGAACATGTTCGGTCGGGAAGAGGAACGGGCAAGCGGCACCGACGATACCCCTTTCGTCGGCAGGATGACCGACCGCGCCTTGCCGCAACCGATGCAGCGCGCGATCCTGGCCATGCGCGAAACGGCCGAGCAGCCCTTGCCGCTGGCCCGCATCGCCGAACGGGCAGCCTTGTCCGCACGCAGCATGGACCGGCTGTTCCGGGACAGTCTCGATATGTCGGCGGGTGGGTATTACCGCCAGATCCGGCTGTCCCATGCCCGTGCACTTGCCCTCGAAACGGACCTTACCCTGGGCGAGATCGCATCACGGACCGGGTTTTCGTCGCCCTCGACCCTGGCGCGTGCCTATCGGCACCATTTCGGCGAGACCGTGCGCAAGACCAGAACCGGCGGTTCACCGGGCAGTCGCGGGACCGCCGATCTCGCGTAG
- a CDS encoding ABC transporter substrate-binding protein, with protein MQFSHSNLSRRKLLASAAGLTAAGLILPHGARAQEPKRGGTLRIGHSGGATSDSIDPATFAAGPVVTAMLAVCNNLVEIDAAGTAQPELAESFEPDAEARVWTFRLREGASFSDSRKVTADDVIASFNHHRGEDTKSGAKGSLEQVKDIRADGDNTVVFELDSPNADFAYLTSDYHFIIMPTKEDGSLDWQSGLGTGGYVLEDMEPGVRITLKRRDDYWKADRAWFDEAVLLTINDPTARQNALMTGEVDVINSPDLSTLHLLERRPGLNLVEVTGTAHYTMPMFCDVAPFKDANIRRALKYSINRQEVLDKVLRGHGKIANDSPIAPANRYYAEDLPQHSYDPDKARHYLKQAGMDDLKIEISAAEAASVGALDMVQLFSEAAKPAGIDLTVKREPDDGYWSNVWLKKPFCVSYWNGRPTEDDMFSLVYAKGAEWNESHWENERFNELLLEARGELDESLRAEMYREMQELVSEDGGTIIPIYVNYIDVANDKVAHGEVASNRFFDGWKIVERWWQA; from the coding sequence ATGCAGTTCTCACATTCCAACCTGAGCCGGCGCAAGCTGCTTGCCAGCGCAGCCGGACTGACCGCCGCCGGGCTGATCCTGCCCCACGGGGCGAGGGCACAGGAACCCAAGCGCGGCGGCACGCTGCGCATCGGCCATTCCGGCGGGGCGACATCCGACTCGATCGATCCGGCGACCTTCGCGGCCGGGCCGGTAGTGACCGCGATGCTGGCCGTCTGCAACAACCTGGTCGAGATCGACGCCGCCGGGACCGCACAGCCCGAACTCGCCGAAAGCTTCGAGCCGGATGCCGAAGCACGGGTCTGGACCTTCCGCCTGCGCGAGGGCGCGAGTTTCTCGGACAGTCGCAAGGTGACCGCGGATGACGTGATCGCCTCGTTCAACCATCATCGCGGCGAGGATACCAAGTCCGGCGCCAAGGGATCGCTTGAACAGGTCAAGGATATCCGCGCCGATGGCGACAATACCGTCGTGTTCGAGCTGGATTCTCCGAACGCGGATTTTGCGTATCTGACCTCGGACTATCATTTCATCATCATGCCCACCAAGGAGGATGGCAGCCTGGATTGGCAATCCGGTCTCGGCACCGGCGGCTACGTGCTGGAGGATATGGAGCCGGGTGTCCGCATTACGCTGAAACGCCGCGACGATTACTGGAAAGCCGACCGCGCCTGGTTCGACGAAGCGGTCCTGCTGACCATCAACGATCCGACCGCGCGGCAGAATGCGTTGATGACGGGTGAGGTCGATGTGATCAACTCTCCCGATCTGTCGACCCTGCATCTGCTCGAACGCCGCCCCGGCCTGAACCTGGTGGAGGTGACGGGAACGGCCCATTACACCATGCCGATGTTCTGCGACGTGGCGCCGTTCAAGGATGCGAATATCCGCCGGGCGCTGAAATATTCGATCAACCGGCAGGAGGTGCTGGACAAGGTGCTTCGCGGCCATGGCAAGATCGCCAATGACAGCCCGATCGCGCCCGCGAACCGCTATTACGCCGAGGATCTGCCGCAGCACAGCTATGATCCCGACAAGGCCCGGCATTATCTCAAGCAGGCCGGGATGGATGATCTGAAAATCGAGATCTCGGCGGCCGAAGCGGCTTCGGTCGGGGCGCTGGACATGGTGCAACTGTTCAGCGAGGCGGCCAAGCCCGCCGGGATCGACCTGACCGTCAAGCGCGAACCCGATGATGGCTATTGGTCGAATGTCTGGCTGAAGAAACCCTTCTGCGTCAGCTACTGGAACGGCCGCCCGACCGAGGACGACATGTTCAGCCTTGTCTATGCCAAGGGTGCCGAATGGAACGAGAGCCACTGGGAGAACGAGCGCTTCAACGAATTACTGCTGGAGGCCCGAGGCGAGCTGGACGAAAGCCTGCGCGCCGAAATGTATCGCGAGATGCAGGAACTGGTCAGCGAGGATGGCGGCACCATCATCCCGATCTATGTCAATTACATCGATGTGGCCAATGACAAGGTCGCGCATGGAGAAGTGGCCAGCAACCGCTTCTTCGATGGCTGGAAGATCGTCGAAAGGTGGTGGCAGGCATGA
- a CDS encoding carnitine 3-dehydrogenase encodes MKIAAIGGGVIGGGWIARFILSGHDVTVHDPHPEAGRIIGEVLENAGRAWQNLFQAPLPEPGKIIWAKDIAEAVSGADFIQESVPERLDLKHRIFAEIEAAAPERAIIGSSTSGFKPSELREGAKHPERILVAHPFNPVYLLPVVEIVGGGEAAERACTLLASVGMKPVQIAREIDAHIGDRLLEAVWREALWLVKDGIATTEEIDDIIRHGFGLRWAQMGLFETYRIAGGEAGMRHFLGQFGPALKWPWTKLMDVPDLDDALIDRIASQSDAQSGAHSIRELERIRDDNLVGMFQALKANDWGAGRSIREMEDRFYAREVKQPESYPLRLHQARVHGGWVDYNGHMTEFRYLQVLGDATDAFLIHIGLDADYRAGGCSAYTVETHIRHLAEVKAGELLSVETRLLGHDEKRFRLHHDILRADGSVVATGEHMLLHVDGDAGRSTAMPETLLAGLRRIAELDDAPHPDHAGAGIRQVHHKEAAS; translated from the coding sequence ATGAAGATCGCAGCGATTGGCGGCGGTGTCATCGGCGGAGGATGGATCGCCCGATTCATCCTCAGCGGCCATGACGTGACCGTTCATGATCCCCATCCCGAGGCAGGGCGCATCATCGGCGAGGTGCTGGAGAATGCCGGCCGGGCCTGGCAAAATCTGTTCCAGGCGCCACTGCCCGAGCCGGGCAAGATCATCTGGGCCAAGGATATCGCCGAGGCGGTCTCGGGCGCGGATTTCATCCAGGAAAGCGTGCCCGAACGTCTGGACCTGAAACATCGCATCTTCGCCGAGATCGAGGCCGCCGCGCCTGAGCGGGCGATCATCGGCTCGTCGACCTCGGGCTTCAAGCCGTCCGAGCTGCGCGAAGGGGCAAAACATCCCGAGCGCATCCTTGTCGCGCATCCCTTCAACCCGGTCTACCTGCTGCCGGTCGTCGAGATCGTCGGTGGGGGCGAGGCGGCAGAGCGTGCCTGCACCCTGCTGGCCTCGGTCGGGATGAAGCCGGTGCAGATCGCGCGTGAGATCGACGCCCATATCGGTGACCGCCTGCTCGAGGCGGTCTGGCGCGAGGCGTTGTGGCTGGTCAAGGATGGCATCGCCACGACCGAGGAAATCGACGACATCATCCGCCACGGCTTTGGCCTGCGATGGGCGCAGATGGGACTGTTCGAGACCTATCGCATCGCCGGGGGCGAGGCGGGCATGCGCCATTTCCTGGGCCAGTTCGGACCGGCCCTGAAATGGCCATGGACCAAGCTGATGGATGTCCCGGATCTGGACGACGCATTGATCGACCGCATCGCCAGCCAGTCCGACGCGCAATCCGGCGCCCATTCCATCCGCGAGTTGGAACGCATCCGCGACGATAATCTGGTCGGGATGTTCCAGGCGCTCAAGGCGAATGACTGGGGTGCGGGCCGGTCCATCCGCGAGATGGAGGATCGGTTCTATGCACGCGAGGTCAAGCAACCGGAATCCTATCCTCTGCGGCTGCATCAGGCGCGGGTGCATGGTGGTTGGGTGGATTACAACGGCCATATGACCGAGTTCCGCTATCTGCAGGTTCTGGGCGATGCGACCGACGCGTTCCTGATCCATATCGGGCTGGATGCGGATTACCGTGCCGGCGGCTGTTCGGCCTATACGGTCGAAACCCATATCCGCCATCTGGCCGAGGTGAAGGCCGGGGAATTGCTGTCCGTCGAAACCCGCCTGCTTGGCCATGACGAAAAGCGCTTCCGCCTGCATCACGACATCCTGCGCGCGGATGGCAGCGTCGTGGCGACAGGCGAGCATATGCTCTTGCATGTGGATGGCGATGCAGGACGCAGCACGGCCATGCCGGAGACGCTGCTGGCCGGATTACGGCGGATCGCGGAACTGGACGATGCGCCACATCCCGATCACGCGGGAGCGGGAATCCGGCAGGTCCACCACAAAGAGGCCGCCTCATGA